The Coffea arabica cultivar ET-39 chromosome 10e, Coffea Arabica ET-39 HiFi, whole genome shotgun sequence region GGTGACtttgtttgttatttgtctCGTACTTCCAACCGGACATTCACTTTGAGGTATAGAATTGGATACGGGGAGTTGGTTGACAGGATTTACCACTATATTGGGGTCGATAAAGGGATATTCAAGCTGAAATTGTTTCTTCGTCAACCGTTGGAGAGTTCCAAATATACTGTTTTCGCAGTGGTGGATGATGAAACTCTTGATGTAATGTACGATCTTTGGATCGAAAGAGTTTCACACATAGCGGAGATTTATATCGAGAAGGAAGAAATCGTCCAAATGCCTGTAGTTAATAGCGTATTCACTGGACCAATAGGTAATGTTGGTCCAATGATGTCGCTTGTACATGCATTCATGGATCCAACAAAGTTTAACTTCGCTTTTAGTTCAGTCGTTCCAGAGAATTCATCGGCATCTCACTATATGCATGATGATCGATCTATGGATTCATTAGAACCAAGGCTCACATCAAGGTCCATGGGTGCCCAGAAATATTTTCATGGCCTGGATTCGATTCCAAGTTTTGGAGATCCAGGGTCATCATGCCATATTTCTCCACATGGGATCGAGTCTAATCCTGGTCAAGGTTGTCGCAGTTCAGCTGAAGATGATGTATATGCTAGTGGGCATGATAGACTCCTTGCTTCTGAAGAAGATGATCCGGAAGAAGATGACCCGGAAGTTGATGCGGAAGAGGTTGAAGAGTCGGAGTCGCAAGATGTGTCTGGTAGTGACTCGGATGATGAGCATGAAGATGGGAGTTTAAGAGTAAACCTCGATACCTAACAACTCTTTGTTGGGTATCGGGTTGCCAACACAGAATGCGGAGATATCAGACGTAATAGTACAGCTGGCAGCTTTGCATATGTTCCAAGAGGAATGACATTTTTCTCCGATCTTGGGAGCATAGATGATGATGATATAGAAGAGGAGGATGGATTGGAACGTATTGTCACATTCAGTGAGGAGAATAATAATATACGTCTCCATATGAGATTTGAGAGTAAGCAGCAGCTCAGCCGGGCAGTTAGGATGTGGTCCATCAATCACAATAAGGAGTTTAGAGTTATTGAGAGTAAGAGTAACACGTGGTTTGCTAAATgcaaatcatcaattgaaagaaCTCCTTCCACTTCATCGTATCCACCATGCGACTGGTGTGTTAGAGCCGTAAAGAAAAAGACTCATGGAATGTGGCAAATTACAAAATGGGTCAATGACCATAACTGCTTGGGCGACATGATTAGAAATAACAATACAAGGTTGACGGCTTCCGTTATTTCAAGGTACATACTCCGTAGCATTGAAGATGATCCTGGATTAAAGATCAAGAACATACTAAGTTTCGTTAAAGAAAACTTGAAGGTTGATGTGTCTTACAAAAAAGCCTGGTATGCCAGACGTAAAGCAATTGAGCTTGTGTTTGGATCTTGGGAGGCGAATTTTGCCGAACTACCACAGTATCTCAATGCCCTGGTGCAATCCAATCCAGGCACCGTGGTGGAGTGGTCACATCATTCGGATAGTTTGGATCGAGTTATGACTTTTAAGTATGTATTCTGGGCCTTTGGACCGGCTATTGAAACATTCCACATGTGCAAGCCGATTATATGTGTTGATGGCACTCATTTGCGTGGCGAATACAAGGGCAAACTCCTTGTTGCAGTCACTCAAGATGCGAATAACAAGATTCTGCCAATTGCTTATGCCATAGTTGATGAGGAGACGATTTTCAGTTAGTCGTGGTTCATGGAACAATTAAGATATAATGTGGCACTTGATCGACATCCTATCTGTGTCATTTTCGATCGCCACAATGGTATCATCTATACCATGACACACTTTGACTATTGGGAGGAACCTTTGGCCTACCAATCGTTTTGCCTGCGACATGTTAGGAGCAATTTGATGACACACTTCAAAGGTTTATACCTTAAAAGGTTGTGTTGGGTAATGGGAAGGGCAAGACAATTGCGCAAGTGACGAATGTTCAGAAGAGAACTACGAAGCATGTTTCCAGATGCTTGGAATTATCTGTCTGTCATTAGTCCAGAAAAGTGGTGCCTAACACACGACGATGGCCATCGTTGGGGTATTCTAACTACCAACATATCCGAAAGTTATAATAATGTCTTGCGCGGGGCACGCCATTTGCCAAATCGTGCATGCATTGACATGACATTCCATCGGACAGTTGCGTTATTTAAGACGAGAAGGGAAGATGCTTCACATTGTCGCAATCTTTTTTCCCCAAAGATATGACGGCATTTTAAGAATGCTGGCGCCCACAGAGTCATTGAGTTCGATGGCCCATCGGGCGTATACAAGGTTATCACAGGCCGGCGTGTCGATGGTAAATGAGGCAATACGCAAACCGTCAGGTTTTTTGATAAGGCATGCTCTTGTGGAAAGTGGCAGAATTACAGGCTTCCTTGTTCACACGCTTTGGCGGTGTGCAGGAATAGAGATGACAATCTTGGATTGTTTGTGGATCACCAGTTTACCAAAACGAGATGGGCCGTGCAGTATTCAGGGAAGTTTAACCCACTGCCGCATCAAGATACTTGGCTCCATCCTGGATAGGAGCTACAGGCAGACAAGAGCAAGTTTGTTGCACGTCGGGTAGGGCGGGTTCGAACTAGCAGAATTCGGAATGAGATGGATGAAAAGGATCCAGACGAACCAAGAAGATGTCGAAATTGTCATCAGACGGGTCACAATAGGAGAAATTGTCCAAATTATAGGTCTTAATTTGATCGAATTCCTAGAAATTTTGAACTCATGTCAATGCACTCCAGTTTGCTTTAGGGTTCATTCTAGTTCATTTGTGTTCGTTTCAGGATTTATTTCAAACAATTACATTAGTGACTTTCATTGTTCATTTGTCAAATGCATGCTGCATTCTTGACTATGATAAGTATTGATTTAACCAGTCTTGTCGTGCAACCCAACAGTTTTATTCATTTATCGCTACATCCCCTATCCATTGATCTGTTGACATATTTGTTAAAGGAATGCTCGGATGGTGTATTATATGTGTTAATGCTCTTGCATATGTAGGATATGGTATTTTGATGTTTGATTGACAGGGAATTATGGCCGCTTTAtaggggagactctgtcaaattttttttaaaatttttaacatATGACTACAAATAGATTGCTGCAATATATGAGTACATAGAGGGATAACAAAtgtttctcaaaaaaaataacTGATAGGCATGgagttttagtcaatttataaGGGATATATggtcaaaattttctcaaaaaaaagtcTTGAACGCGATTTATAGGTCAAAATTGTATACACAAACTTTTGGAAAGTACTTATGCATAACTATTGAATTTAATCGATGCAGATATTTGCTTGGGATTATGGCCTACCAACATATCCTTCCTGGC contains the following coding sequences:
- the LOC140015135 gene encoding uncharacterized protein, which gives rise to MTFFSDLGSIDDDDIEEEDGLERIVTFSEENNNIRLHMRFESKQQLSRAVRMWSINHNKEFRVIESKSNTWFAKCKSSIERTPSTSSYPPCDWCVRAVKKKTHGMWQITKWVNDHNCLGDMIRNNNTRLTASVISRYILRSIEDDPGLKIKNILSFVKENLKVDVSYKKAWYARRKAIELVFGSWEANFAELPQYLNALVQSNPGTVVEWSHHSDSLDRVMTFKYVFWAFGPAIETFHMCKPIICVDGTHLRGEYKGKLLVAVTQDANNKILPIAYAIVDEETIFS